The DNA sequence TTTGGCCTTGCGATCTCATGCCTCAGGGATAGCAAGGACACCAGGGTGAGGGATGCCGTGAGGGCAGTCTACACCTTTTGTGAAGGCGGAGCCGAGATCATGATTAAAATTACGCAAGGTGTTCTGGAGTATACCCCAGTAGGCGTCTTTGCCTTAATAGCCGTTCTATTTGCACAAAGGGGCCTAAATATCATAGGTGGCCTTGGGAAGTTGATCACTGCCTGTTACTCTGGCTACCTCTTTCAGGTTCTCGTAGTTTATGGTTTCTTCTTGATGTTGTTTAAAGTGGACTTGCGCAAATTCTTTGCCAAGGTTAAGGACCCCATGCTAATGGCATTCGCCACGCGAAGCAGCAGTGCAACTTTGCCGCTATCGATAAAGACGGCAGAAGAAAAGATGGGAATATCCAGATCAGTGTGTGGTTTTACCCTGCCTTTGGGATCGCAGATAAATCTTGACGGGGAAGCTTACTACCAGGTGCTTTCCATATTTTTCGTGGCCAATGCGATGGGAATTCATTTTACATTGGCGCAGCAAGTATTGCTTGCTATAGTAGTAACTATTGGTACAACAGGTACGGCAGGGATTGCAGGATCAGGCCCTGTAATGTTGTTGGCGGCGATGAATATGTTGGGAATTAATCCTGAGCCGGGTACGGTAGCTGCAGCAGCTTTTGCCCTAGTTCTTGGGATAGACGTGATTCTAGACATGGGCAGGACCTGCATAAAC is a window from the Acetomicrobium flavidum genome containing:
- a CDS encoding dicarboxylate/amino acid:cation symporter → MDDAGKKKRFLGWYFRVPVVWRILAGFALGIFAGLIIGPSITVVEPLGNLMLKLLQMVVLPLIFFAIVVGFGSTSIFEIGNIAKKIFCYYLFTTLLAATFGLLLAHVFKPGLGMTFAVGESVANNSTKLGDTSISDVFLNLFPDNVIASFAKGSYLQVLIFAIFFGLAISCLRDSKDTRVRDAVRAVYTFCEGGAEIMIKITQGVLEYTPVGVFALIAVLFAQRGLNIIGGLGKLITACYSGYLFQVLVVYGFFLMLFKVDLRKFFAKVKDPMLMAFATRSSSATLPLSIKTAEEKMGISRSVCGFTLPLGSQINLDGEAYYQVLSIFFVANAMGIHFTLAQQVLLAIVVTIGTTGTAGIAGSGPVMLLAAMNMLGINPEPGTVAAAAFALVLGIDVILDMGRTCINVTGDLAGTTIVAKSEGLIDWEKWK